A section of the Neofelis nebulosa isolate mNeoNeb1 chromosome 12, mNeoNeb1.pri, whole genome shotgun sequence genome encodes:
- the LOC131490812 gene encoding beta-lactoglobulin-1 isoform X1 yields MTAAHRIHWIRIIRLENVRERGQRAGGDAPHPHPRKSPVSRLPWASGRWTVATGVTEVAGTWHSMAMAASDISLLDSETAPLRVYVQELRPTPGDNLEIILRKWEDNRCVEKKVLAEKTECAAKFNINYLDENEVIVLDTDYENYLFLCLENTDAPGQNLVCQCLTRTLKADNEVMEKFDRALQTLPVHVRLFFDPTRVAGDRLHTPRPCSHPACGSPVGQP; encoded by the exons ATGACTGCAGCTCACAGAATTCACTGGATCCGGATAATCAGGCTTGAGAATGTGCGGGAACGGGGGCAGCGGGCAGGTGGGGatgccccccatccccaccctcgcAAGAGCCCGGTCAGCAGGCTGCCCTGGGCCTCCGGACGCTGGACTGTGGCCACAGGGGTCACTGAG gtggCTGGGACGTGGCACTCCATGGCCATGGCGGCCAGCGACATCTCCCTCCTGGACTCGGAGACGGCCCCTCTGAGAGTGTACGTCCAGGAGCTGAGACCCACGCCCGGGGACAACCTGGAGATCATTCTGCGCAAATG GGAGGACAACAGGTGTGTTGAGAAGAAGGTCTTAGCAGAGAAAACGGAGTGTGCGGCCAAGTTCAACATCAACT atCTGGATGAGAACGAGGTCATCGTGCTGGACACCGACTACGAGAACTAcctgttcctctgcctggagaACACCGACGCCCCCGGGCAGAACCTCGTGTGCCAGTGCCTGA CCAGGACCCTGAAGGCCGACAACGAGGTCATGGAGAAGTTCGACAGAGCCCTCCAGACTCTGCCCGTGCACGTCCGCCTCTTCTTTGACCCGACCCGGGTGGCAGGTGACCGCCTCCACACCCCGCGTCCCTGCTCTCACCCTGCGTGCGGCTCACCCGTCGGACAGCCATGA
- the LOC131490812 gene encoding beta-lactoglobulin-1 isoform X2, with amino-acid sequence MKCLPLVLGLALVCGIQAATVPLTMDGLDLQKVAGTWHSMAMAASDISLLDSETAPLRVYVQELRPTPGDNLEIILRKWEDNRCVEKKVLAEKTECAAKFNINYLDENEVIVLDTDYENYLFLCLENTDAPGQNLVCQCLTRTLKADNEVMEKFDRALQTLPVHVRLFFDPTRVAGDRLHTPRPCSHPACGSPVGQP; translated from the exons ATGAAGTGCCTCCCGCTCGTCCTGGGCCTGGCCCTCGTGTGTGGCATCCAGGCCGCCACCGTCCCCCTGACCATGGACGGCCTAGACCTGCAGAAG gtggCTGGGACGTGGCACTCCATGGCCATGGCGGCCAGCGACATCTCCCTCCTGGACTCGGAGACGGCCCCTCTGAGAGTGTACGTCCAGGAGCTGAGACCCACGCCCGGGGACAACCTGGAGATCATTCTGCGCAAATG GGAGGACAACAGGTGTGTTGAGAAGAAGGTCTTAGCAGAGAAAACGGAGTGTGCGGCCAAGTTCAACATCAACT atCTGGATGAGAACGAGGTCATCGTGCTGGACACCGACTACGAGAACTAcctgttcctctgcctggagaACACCGACGCCCCCGGGCAGAACCTCGTGTGCCAGTGCCTGA CCAGGACCCTGAAGGCCGACAACGAGGTCATGGAGAAGTTCGACAGAGCCCTCCAGACTCTGCCCGTGCACGTCCGCCTCTTCTTTGACCCGACCCGGGTGGCAGGTGACCGCCTCCACACCCCGCGTCCCTGCTCTCACCCTGCGTGCGGCTCACCCGTCGGACAGCCATGA
- the LOC131490935 gene encoding beta-lactoglobulin-2, producing the protein MKCLPLALGLALVCGLQAATVPSAMEDLDIRQVAGTWHSMAMAASDISLLDSETAPLRVYVQELRPTPGDNLEIILRKWENHACIEGNIMAQKTEDPAVFTVDYQGERKISVLDTDYTHYMFFCMEVPAPGTENGMMCQYLARTLKGDNEVMEKFDRALQTLPVHIRIILDLTQGKG; encoded by the exons ATGAAGTGTCTCCCACTCGCCCTGGGCCTGGCCCTCGTGTGTGGCCTCCAGGCCGCTACCGTCCCCTCCGCCATGGAGGACCTGGATATAAGACAG GTGGCTGGGACGTGGCACTCCATGGCCATGGCGGCCAGCGACATCTCCCTCCTGGACTCGGAGACCGCCCCTCTGAGAGTGTACGTCCAGGAGCTGAGACCCACGCCCGGGGACAACCTGGAGATCATTCTGCGCAAATG GGAAAACCACGCATGCATCGAGGGGAACATCATGGCCCAGAAGACCGAGGACCCAGCCGTGTTCACGGTCGACT ACCAGGGGGAAAGAAAGATCTCCGTGCTGGACACTGACTACACCCACTACATGTTTTTCTGCATGGAGGTCCCAGCGCCCGGCACAGAGAACGGCATGATGTGCCAGTACCTGG CCAGGACCCTGAAGGGCGACAACGAGGTCATGGAGAAATTCGACAGAGCCCTCCAGACTCTGCCCGTGCACATCCGGATCATCCTGGACCTGACCCAGGGGAAGGGTTAG